The proteins below come from a single Rhizobium tropici CIAT 899 genomic window:
- a CDS encoding MurR/RpiR family transcriptional regulator: MEDLSQKLRQYIKIGTPAERRIAKYFSEHLNELPFETASSVADRLELSPMTVGRFLRSLGYHGLDGIKVHLKENAPSITSQLPNILEQLQKDASEGRPLATQIAEQVEMLQHIYNLAGQPQWRDAVSTILSSGHVFVTSHPSLAGIGRYFRDRLTFARDQVLFLDGANGSYIELFGEPAEDGLLVVIDSPSFVTSRLLARSARRAGYKVLLLTGQFTEWAHEFANITLSLPPQRANSRENLSALMALLEYLATSVAHAAGEAAETRTRRIEELQGMFAQAPLR; this comes from the coding sequence TTGGAAGACCTTAGCCAGAAACTTAGACAATATATAAAGATCGGCACTCCGGCCGAACGAAGAATTGCTAAGTATTTCTCCGAGCATTTGAATGAACTACCCTTCGAGACGGCCTCCTCCGTTGCCGACAGGCTGGAATTGAGCCCGATGACGGTAGGCAGGTTTCTGCGGTCGCTCGGCTACCACGGCCTCGATGGGATAAAGGTTCACCTCAAGGAGAATGCGCCCAGTATCACGTCGCAATTGCCCAATATCCTGGAACAGTTGCAGAAGGACGCAAGCGAAGGGCGCCCGCTTGCGACGCAGATTGCCGAACAGGTCGAGATGCTGCAGCATATCTACAACCTCGCCGGTCAGCCGCAATGGCGCGACGCGGTTTCGACAATTCTGTCCTCCGGACATGTCTTTGTCACCTCTCACCCGAGTCTCGCAGGGATCGGTCGTTATTTTCGCGATCGCCTCACCTTTGCCCGCGATCAGGTCCTTTTCCTTGACGGCGCCAATGGCAGCTACATCGAGCTGTTCGGCGAGCCCGCCGAAGACGGATTGCTTGTCGTCATCGACTCCCCGAGCTTTGTCACCTCACGGCTTCTGGCTCGCTCGGCTCGTCGGGCAGGCTACAAGGTATTGCTGTTAACTGGACAATTCACGGAATGGGCGCATGAATTCGCAAACATCACGCTGTCGCTGCCGCCGCAGCGCGCCAACAGCCGTGAAAATCTTTCAGCCCTAATGGCGCTGCTGGAATATCTGGCGACTTCGGTTGCTCACGCCGCGGGCGAGGCGGCGGAAACGAGGACGCGCCGCATAGAAGAGCTTCAGGGCATGTTCGCCCAGGCACCGCTCCGGTAA
- the tal gene encoding transaldolase: MTSKLDQLRAMTTVVADTGDIEAVARLKPVDCTTNPTIVLKALGTPMFADAIKEAVAWGKKQGGASETVVAAVADRLAISVGAALSGLVPGRVSTEVDADLSFNTEASLAKARAIIAAYKERGIERDRILIKLASTWEGIRAAEVLQKEGIDCNLTLLFSKAQAIACADAKAFLISPFVGRILDWYKKSTGKDYTAEEDPGVVSVRDIYHYYKANDIKTIVMGASFRNTGEIEALAGCDRLTISPNLLDELSKDEGKLERKLSPEPKGSVEKIAVDEKTFRWMMNEDAMATEKLSEGIRAFAKDLGTLRAMVSKELQLAAA, encoded by the coding sequence ATGACTTCCAAGCTTGATCAACTCCGCGCCATGACCACGGTCGTGGCCGACACCGGCGATATCGAGGCAGTCGCCCGCCTGAAGCCGGTGGATTGCACCACCAATCCGACGATCGTGTTGAAGGCGCTCGGCACGCCGATGTTCGCCGATGCGATCAAGGAAGCCGTTGCCTGGGGCAAGAAGCAGGGCGGTGCCTCTGAAACCGTCGTTGCCGCCGTTGCCGACCGCCTGGCGATTTCCGTCGGTGCGGCTCTTTCCGGCCTCGTTCCCGGCCGCGTCTCGACCGAAGTCGATGCCGACCTCTCCTTCAACACGGAAGCTTCGCTTGCCAAGGCCCGCGCCATCATCGCCGCCTACAAAGAGCGCGGCATCGAGCGTGACCGCATTCTGATCAAGCTCGCTTCCACCTGGGAAGGCATCCGCGCCGCCGAAGTGCTGCAAAAGGAAGGCATCGACTGCAATCTGACGCTGCTCTTCAGCAAGGCCCAGGCGATTGCCTGCGCTGATGCCAAGGCCTTCCTGATCTCGCCCTTCGTCGGCCGCATCCTCGACTGGTACAAGAAGTCGACCGGCAAGGACTACACGGCAGAGGAAGATCCGGGCGTCGTCTCGGTGCGTGACATCTACCACTACTACAAGGCCAACGACATCAAGACGATCGTCATGGGGGCCTCCTTCCGCAATACAGGCGAAATCGAAGCGCTGGCCGGCTGTGATCGCCTGACGATCAGCCCGAACCTGCTTGACGAACTTTCCAAGGATGAAGGCAAGCTGGAGCGCAAGCTCTCGCCGGAGCCCAAGGGCTCGGTCGAAAAGATCGCGGTCGACGAAAAGACCTTCCGCTGGATGATGAACGAAGATGCGATGGCTACCGAGAAGCTCTCCGAAGGCATCCGCGCCTTCGCCAAGGATCTCGGCACGCTGCGCGCCATGGTCAGCAAGGAACTGCAGCTCGCAGCCGCTTGA
- the nth gene encoding endonuclease III, which translates to MAIPKIKSSAQTAKKSNATAGRKPAGKSLYSKADLEEIFRRFSIQRPEPKGELEHVNPFTLVVAVALSAQATDAGVNKATRALFAVADTPQKMLDLGEERIREYIKTIGLYRNKAKNVVALSEKLITDFGGEVPRTREELITLPGVGRKTANVVLSMAFGQATMAVDTHIFRIANRLLLAPGKTPDEVEHRLMKIIPDQYLYHAHHWLILHGRYVCKARKPECERCVIADLCRSPEKTWDIPAPLVELPPQIIGAEAAS; encoded by the coding sequence ATGGCAATTCCAAAGATCAAATCCAGCGCCCAAACCGCGAAAAAGTCAAATGCGACCGCAGGCCGCAAGCCGGCGGGAAAGAGCCTTTATTCCAAAGCGGACCTGGAAGAGATCTTCCGGCGCTTCTCCATCCAGCGGCCGGAACCCAAGGGCGAACTGGAGCACGTCAATCCTTTCACGCTGGTCGTTGCCGTGGCGCTTTCAGCGCAGGCGACCGACGCCGGCGTCAACAAGGCGACGCGCGCCCTTTTCGCCGTTGCCGATACCCCGCAGAAGATGCTCGATCTCGGCGAGGAGCGCATCCGCGAATATATCAAGACGATCGGCCTTTACCGGAACAAGGCGAAAAACGTCGTGGCTCTGTCGGAAAAGCTGATCACGGATTTCGGCGGCGAGGTGCCGCGCACCCGTGAAGAATTGATCACCCTGCCCGGCGTCGGCCGCAAGACCGCGAACGTCGTGCTTTCCATGGCTTTCGGCCAGGCGACTATGGCCGTCGACACACATATCTTCCGCATCGCCAACCGGCTGCTATTGGCTCCGGGCAAGACGCCCGACGAAGTCGAACACCGGCTTATGAAGATCATTCCCGACCAGTATCTCTACCACGCGCACCATTGGCTGATCCTGCATGGCCGCTATGTCTGCAAGGCGCGCAAGCCCGAATGCGAACGCTGCGTAATCGCAGACCTCTGTCGCTCGCCGGAAAAGACCTGGGACATACCTGCTCCTCTGGTCGAACTTCCGCCTCAGATCATCGGAGCTGAAGCGGCGAGCTAA
- a CDS encoding methylated-DNA--[protein]-cysteine S-methyltransferase, whose protein sequence is MNAIAQLKKDITPEGQDYDTVREVIEFITEEYRDQPSLEMLAERLGQSPTQLQKTFTRWAGLSPKAFLQAVTLDHAKRLLRKEDLPLLETSFEVGLSGPSRLHDLFVTHEAMSPGEWKARGSGLVMRYAFHISPFGLALIMVTDRGLAGLAFSDSGNEKACLADMTCRWPNAEFIEDPHATAPYAARIFERGNWSSDQPLRVVLIGSDFQLRVWESLLKIPMGRAVTYSDIAKDIGQPTAMRAVGAAVGRNPISFVVPCHRALGKNGQLTGYHWGLTRKRAMLGWEAGDA, encoded by the coding sequence ATGAATGCGATTGCACAGCTGAAGAAAGACATCACCCCGGAAGGTCAGGATTACGACACCGTGCGGGAGGTCATCGAGTTCATCACTGAGGAATATCGCGACCAGCCCTCACTGGAGATGCTGGCCGAAAGGCTCGGGCAGTCGCCGACCCAGCTGCAGAAGACGTTTACACGCTGGGCCGGGCTATCACCCAAGGCTTTCCTTCAGGCCGTCACGCTCGACCATGCCAAGCGGCTCCTGCGCAAGGAGGATCTGCCGCTGCTGGAGACCTCTTTCGAGGTCGGCCTTTCCGGGCCAAGCCGGCTGCACGATCTTTTCGTGACACATGAGGCGATGTCTCCGGGTGAGTGGAAGGCGAGGGGCAGCGGTCTGGTGATGCGCTATGCGTTTCACATTTCGCCCTTCGGTCTTGCCCTGATCATGGTCACCGATCGCGGTCTTGCCGGTCTCGCCTTCAGCGATTCCGGCAATGAGAAGGCTTGTCTCGCCGACATGACCTGCCGCTGGCCGAATGCAGAGTTCATCGAGGATCCGCATGCGACCGCACCTTACGCCGCACGCATCTTCGAGCGGGGGAACTGGTCCAGTGATCAGCCGCTGCGGGTCGTGCTGATCGGTTCGGATTTCCAACTCCGCGTCTGGGAGAGCCTTTTGAAGATTCCGATGGGCCGTGCCGTGACCTATTCCGATATCGCCAAGGATATCGGTCAGCCGACGGCGATGCGGGCCGTGGGCGCGGCTGTCGGCCGCAACCCGATCTCTTTTGTCGTGCCCTGCCATCGTGCGCTCGGGAAGAACGGGCAGCTCACGGGGTATCACTGGGGGCTGACGCGCAAGCGGGCGATGCTGGGATGGGAAGCGGGGGATGCTTGA
- a CDS encoding amidohydrolase family protein, with product MLFDSHLHIVDRKRLGYPWLADAGALNRDSLYEDYAREAKRLGITDTLHMEVDVTEEDIERETEYVKGLSREPGSLLRGAIAACRPESANFPAYLERALADPFVKGFRRVLHVVPDDVSEGVLFRENLKRLSDTRLTFDLCVLPHQISRAIALIDLNPNVRFILDHCGVPAVKDGLSESWSLGVSEVAKRPNVIVKISGVVAYADPDNWSPETLRPFVEHCIASFGWDRVIWGSDWPVCTLGGNLSTWVAATHALMYGVSADERDRLYHLNAKRLWSL from the coding sequence ATGCTTTTCGACAGCCATCTTCACATCGTCGACCGCAAGCGGCTGGGCTATCCCTGGCTGGCAGATGCCGGCGCACTCAATCGTGACAGCCTTTATGAAGATTATGCGCGAGAGGCCAAACGCCTTGGGATCACTGACACGCTGCACATGGAAGTCGATGTCACCGAAGAGGATATCGAGCGCGAGACCGAATATGTCAAAGGCCTGAGCCGCGAGCCCGGCAGCCTGCTACGCGGCGCCATCGCCGCCTGCCGTCCCGAAAGTGCAAACTTTCCCGCATATCTCGAACGCGCGCTCGCCGACCCGTTCGTCAAGGGCTTCCGCCGTGTGCTGCATGTCGTGCCGGATGATGTCTCGGAGGGTGTTCTCTTCCGCGAAAACCTGAAGCGGCTCAGCGATACCCGTCTTACCTTCGATCTCTGCGTCCTGCCCCATCAGATATCCAGGGCGATCGCACTCATCGACCTCAATCCCAATGTTCGCTTCATCCTCGACCATTGTGGCGTGCCGGCCGTGAAGGATGGGCTGAGCGAAAGCTGGTCGTTGGGCGTCAGCGAGGTGGCGAAACGGCCGAATGTCATCGTGAAGATCTCCGGCGTTGTCGCCTATGCCGATCCGGACAACTGGTCGCCGGAAACGCTACGGCCATTCGTCGAACATTGCATCGCAAGCTTCGGCTGGGACCGCGTCATCTGGGGCAGCGATTGGCCCGTCTGCACGCTTGGCGGCAATCTCTCCACCTGGGTCGCCGCCACTCATGCCCTGATGTACGGTGTCAGTGCCGACGAACGCGATCGGCTCTATCACCTCAATGCAAAGCGCCTCTGGTCTCTCTAA
- a CDS encoding HAD family hydrolase, translated as MADAGTGLVIFDCDGVLVDSEPLSVGVLIQAMHDVGVEMSEEDVYSRFLGKSLATLVDTMQTEFDVFIDQAFLDRIRNDLYERFKHELKPIDGIGATLDALSLPRCVASSSQLERIRLSLGVTGLLDRLEPNIFSASMVKRGKPAPDLFLYAAEKMGVLPKDCIVVEDSPAGITAARAAGMTVFAFTGGSHAHSPSYRAELEQLSPEVVFDAMPELIQLVRNKR; from the coding sequence ATGGCGGATGCGGGAACAGGGCTCGTAATCTTCGATTGCGATGGTGTGCTTGTCGACAGCGAGCCGCTGTCGGTCGGCGTGCTCATCCAGGCGATGCATGATGTCGGCGTCGAGATGAGCGAAGAGGATGTCTATAGCCGCTTCCTCGGCAAGAGCCTGGCGACGCTCGTCGATACGATGCAGACGGAATTCGACGTCTTTATCGATCAGGCATTTCTCGACCGCATCCGCAACGATCTCTATGAACGCTTCAAGCATGAGCTGAAGCCGATCGACGGTATCGGCGCGACGCTGGATGCGCTTTCGCTGCCGCGCTGCGTCGCCTCGTCCAGCCAGCTGGAGCGCATCCGCCTCTCGCTCGGCGTGACCGGACTGCTGGACAGACTGGAGCCGAATATATTCAGTGCGAGCATGGTGAAACGCGGCAAGCCGGCGCCGGATCTTTTCCTCTATGCGGCCGAAAAGATGGGCGTTCTGCCAAAGGATTGCATCGTCGTCGAAGACAGCCCGGCGGGCATCACGGCAGCGCGTGCCGCCGGCATGACGGTCTTTGCCTTTACCGGTGGTTCGCATGCCCATTCGCCGAGTTACCGAGCGGAATTGGAGCAACTTTCGCCGGAAGTCGTGTTTGACGCGATGCCGGAATTGATACAACTTGTCCGCAACAAGAGATAA
- a CDS encoding FGGY-family carbohydrate kinase, which translates to MRDHVVAVDIGTGSARAGVFTASGSLLGKSEHPILMNRPRENHAEHDSEDIWTAVCTVVRAAVKAAGVDSSVIGAIGFDATCSLVVRDRDGGQLTVSTGGEKRFDTIVWLDHRALAEADYCTATKHAVLEYSGAFMSPEMEMPKLMWLKENLPETWAEAGYFFDLADFMTWKATGSLARSRSTLVAKWNYLAHREPGWQADFLNVIGLGDLRERGSLPDESVAVGRSIGTLTAEAAQALGLDRKCHVGAGMIDAYAGALGALAAYAGDATTLEHQLALIAGTSSCVVSFARERKRSTGMWGPYYEAVFPGMWLAEAGQSATGALLDHIVSMHAAGGPPTAALHDRIVRRIAELRRAEDDSLGGRIHVLPDFHGNRSPLADPHALGVISGMTLDASFDGLCRLYWRTSVGIALGIRHILERMRDYGYVPDTLHVAGGHVKNSVLMELYSDVTGCKVVIPKMNETVLLGTAIAASVCCGIHESLGVAGAAMYPGGHERLPNAGKKELYDRDYRRFLAMYRHRAELDAME; encoded by the coding sequence ATGCGTGATCACGTGGTTGCGGTCGATATCGGCACAGGCAGCGCGCGCGCTGGTGTCTTCACCGCGAGCGGTTCGCTGCTGGGTAAAAGCGAACATCCGATCCTGATGAATCGCCCGCGTGAAAACCACGCCGAGCATGATTCTGAAGACATATGGACTGCCGTCTGCACCGTCGTTCGCGCAGCGGTAAAGGCTGCCGGCGTCGACTCCTCTGTCATCGGCGCGATCGGCTTCGATGCGACCTGCTCGCTGGTCGTGCGTGACCGCGACGGCGGGCAGCTCACCGTTTCCACCGGCGGCGAGAAAAGGTTCGACACCATCGTCTGGCTCGATCATCGGGCGTTGGCTGAGGCGGATTACTGCACGGCGACGAAGCACGCGGTGCTTGAATATTCCGGCGCGTTCATGTCGCCCGAAATGGAAATGCCGAAGCTGATGTGGCTGAAGGAAAACCTGCCGGAAACCTGGGCTGAGGCCGGCTATTTTTTCGACCTCGCCGATTTCATGACATGGAAGGCGACCGGTTCGCTTGCACGGTCGCGTTCGACGCTGGTGGCGAAATGGAACTATCTTGCGCATCGCGAGCCGGGCTGGCAGGCCGATTTTCTCAATGTGATCGGCCTTGGCGATCTGCGCGAACGCGGCAGCCTGCCCGATGAGAGTGTTGCCGTTGGACGGTCCATCGGCACACTGACAGCCGAGGCGGCGCAAGCGCTGGGTCTCGACCGTAAATGCCATGTCGGTGCGGGCATGATCGACGCCTATGCGGGCGCGCTCGGCGCGCTTGCAGCCTATGCCGGCGATGCCACCACGTTGGAACATCAACTGGCGCTGATTGCGGGAACCTCGAGCTGCGTGGTTTCCTTTGCGCGCGAGCGCAAGCGCAGCACAGGTATGTGGGGGCCATATTACGAGGCTGTCTTCCCGGGGATGTGGCTTGCCGAGGCCGGGCAGTCGGCGACGGGCGCACTGCTCGACCATATCGTCAGCATGCATGCGGCCGGTGGGCCGCCGACAGCGGCGTTGCACGACCGTATCGTCCGGCGGATTGCGGAACTCAGGCGTGCGGAGGATGATTCCCTTGGCGGGCGTATCCATGTGCTGCCCGATTTTCACGGCAATCGCTCGCCCCTTGCCGATCCGCATGCGTTGGGTGTCATCAGTGGCATGACGCTGGATGCGTCCTTCGATGGCCTCTGCCGGCTGTACTGGCGCACCAGCGTCGGCATTGCGCTCGGCATTCGCCATATCCTGGAGCGGATGCGGGATTACGGCTACGTGCCCGACACGCTGCACGTCGCCGGCGGCCATGTGAAGAATTCGGTGCTGATGGAACTCTACTCGGACGTGACCGGCTGCAAGGTGGTCATCCCGAAGATGAACGAGACCGTGCTGCTTGGCACGGCAATCGCAGCTTCCGTCTGCTGCGGGATTCACGAAAGCCTCGGGGTTGCTGGCGCCGCCATGTATCCGGGCGGTCATGAGCGGCTGCCGAATGCCGGAAAGAAAGAACTCTACGATCGCGATTACCGGCGTTTCCTCGCCATGTATCGCCATCGCGCGGAGCTGGACGCCATGGAATAG
- a CDS encoding DUF2244 domain-containing protein produces the protein MTKRNADTAGDGNRPVFAAELFPHRSLPRKGFRVMLALAGIFCLVYSILFVTRGAWPIGIFFGADFFLLYGAFWLNYRSGRVREEVTVSRTNVSIRKFSPTGRMVEHDFNPFWTRFLVRRHSEIGVVSMHVRDRNHDTDVGSFLNPEDRESFAKAFKRALATVTQRI, from the coding sequence ATGACGAAACGCAACGCCGATACGGCTGGAGACGGCAACAGGCCGGTTTTCGCTGCCGAATTGTTTCCCCATCGCTCGCTGCCGCGAAAGGGGTTCAGGGTCATGCTGGCCTTGGCGGGCATCTTCTGTCTCGTCTACAGCATTCTCTTCGTCACGCGGGGCGCCTGGCCGATCGGCATTTTCTTCGGCGCCGATTTCTTCCTGCTCTATGGCGCCTTCTGGCTGAACTACCGCTCGGGCCGTGTGCGCGAAGAGGTGACGGTATCGCGCACCAACGTTTCCATCCGCAAATTCTCGCCGACGGGCCGCATGGTGGAACATGATTTCAATCCGTTCTGGACGCGGTTCCTGGTTCGCCGTCACAGCGAGATCGGCGTTGTTTCCATGCATGTCCGCGACAGAAACCACGACACCGATGTCGGCTCCTTCCTCAATCCGGAAGATCGTGAGAGCTTTGCCAAGGCCTTCAAGCGTGCCTTGGCGACGGTGACGCAACGGATATGA
- a CDS encoding sulfate transporter family protein: MIGLAARRSFENLFAPETRKVFWKVLGLTLLALLVLWFVLRGVFNFLVLPWLQGFMPSTSDWTGWLTFLLAIFAGIALALAMALLISPVTALIAGLFLDDVAEVVEKRDYPGDTPGTAMPIVAAMKSSLRFLGVVIVGNIVALFLLFIPGVNLVAFFLVNGYLLGREFFEFAAMRFRSPDEAREFRVKHALTVFLAGLVIAAFLAIPLLNLLTPLFAAGMMVHLHKLISHREAKLRSI; the protein is encoded by the coding sequence ATGATTGGCCTTGCCGCCCGCCGCTCCTTCGAAAATCTTTTTGCGCCTGAAACGCGCAAAGTTTTCTGGAAGGTACTCGGCCTTACATTGCTGGCGCTCCTCGTGCTGTGGTTCGTCCTGCGGGGCGTTTTTAATTTCCTCGTATTGCCTTGGCTGCAGGGCTTTATGCCATCCACCTCGGATTGGACGGGTTGGCTCACATTCCTTCTTGCCATCTTCGCCGGGATTGCATTGGCATTGGCGATGGCGCTGCTGATTTCACCGGTCACGGCGCTGATTGCCGGCCTATTTCTCGACGATGTCGCCGAAGTGGTGGAAAAGCGCGACTATCCGGGCGATACGCCGGGAACGGCGATGCCGATCGTCGCGGCGATGAAGAGTTCCCTACGCTTTCTCGGCGTCGTCATCGTCGGCAATATCGTGGCGCTGTTCCTGCTGTTCATTCCGGGCGTCAATCTCGTCGCCTTCTTTCTGGTGAACGGCTATCTGCTCGGGCGGGAATTCTTCGAATTTGCCGCCATGCGTTTCCGTTCGCCGGACGAGGCGCGGGAATTCCGCGTCAAGCACGCCCTCACGGTCTTCCTGGCCGGCCTGGTGATCGCCGCGTTTCTGGCGATCCCGCTGCTCAATCTGCTGACGCCGCTCTTTGCTGCCGGCATGATGGTGCATCTGCACAAGCTGATCTCGCACAGGGAGGCGAAGCTGCGGTCAATATAG
- a CDS encoding sugar-binding transcriptional regulator: MAKLRRGTHTAYSETSSLRLRAAWLYYNQGLTQKDVAEQLGISRTTVIRLLDEAMRRAEVQIWITEGIDDCVELAIKLERTFGLDEAIVVPEPANGDVNAQAKSVGLALGQFLTEAIPDNYTIGVGWGRTMTASLASFRPTRRDNCKVVSLLGGIVAVHQTNPIDYTWRLASQLGAECYMFLAPLLVDSVETKRNLIEKCGLEAIYRLAENLDLAIVSCGDIGPHSTSLSEGFISKRELEELIEMGCVCDTMFNFLDADGNSVDHPINKRVMSVDLDTLKKAKHIVISSGGAHRARAISATIKRIGCNTLITDESAAKALLQMAMAKAA, translated from the coding sequence GTGGCCAAACTGAGACGCGGAACCCACACCGCCTATTCGGAGACCTCCTCCCTGAGGCTTCGCGCCGCCTGGCTTTATTACAACCAGGGCCTGACGCAAAAAGATGTCGCCGAACAGCTGGGCATCAGCCGCACCACCGTCATCCGCCTGCTGGATGAAGCCATGCGCCGCGCCGAGGTGCAGATCTGGATCACCGAAGGCATCGATGACTGCGTTGAACTGGCGATCAAGCTCGAGCGCACCTTTGGCCTCGATGAAGCGATCGTCGTTCCCGAGCCGGCCAATGGAGATGTGAATGCACAGGCAAAGAGCGTCGGCCTGGCGCTCGGCCAGTTCCTGACCGAAGCCATCCCCGACAACTATACGATCGGCGTCGGTTGGGGACGGACGATGACGGCTTCGCTCGCGAGCTTCCGTCCGACCCGCCGTGACAATTGCAAGGTGGTTTCCCTGCTCGGCGGCATCGTCGCCGTCCATCAGACCAATCCGATCGATTACACCTGGCGTCTGGCGAGCCAGCTCGGCGCGGAGTGCTACATGTTCCTGGCGCCGCTTCTCGTCGACTCGGTCGAGACCAAGCGCAATCTCATCGAGAAATGCGGCCTCGAAGCCATCTACCGGCTGGCGGAAAATCTCGATCTCGCCATCGTCAGCTGCGGCGATATCGGCCCGCACTCGACATCGCTGTCGGAAGGTTTCATTTCGAAACGCGAGCTGGAAGAGCTGATCGAAATGGGCTGCGTCTGCGACACCATGTTCAACTTCCTCGATGCCGACGGCAATTCGGTTGATCATCCGATCAACAAGCGCGTCATGTCCGTCGATCTCGATACGCTGAAAAAGGCCAAGCACATCGTGATCTCCTCCGGCGGCGCCCACCGCGCCCGGGCGATCAGCGCCACCATCAAGCGCATCGGCTGCAATACTTTGATTACGGATGAAAGTGCTGCGAAGGCGCTGCTGCAGATGGCTATGGCGAAGGCGGCTTGA
- a CDS encoding IclR family transcriptional regulator: MSIEDDSDRYRAPALDKGLDILELLARIDGGLTQAEIAKALNKSPNEFYRMLDRLVRRGYVQRQDGDRFYLTLKLFGLAHYHAPVRRLVSFATPLMREFSNRAEQACHLAIYDRGSVVVIAQQDSPTYWGISIRVGAQLNLYNTGSGHILLAFKDEKQRQMMIDEQRRQEPDPEEPPADLEEKLSAIRENGFETMDSLQTSGVHNISAPVLAMDGNALAALTCPYIQAVNPKAPTRQQVVEYVRQTAKAISEIVAGTVDQAEL, from the coding sequence ATGAGCATAGAAGACGACAGTGATCGTTATCGGGCACCGGCCTTGGACAAGGGGCTCGACATTCTCGAATTGCTGGCGAGGATCGATGGCGGGCTGACGCAGGCGGAAATCGCCAAGGCGCTTAACAAGAGCCCCAACGAATTCTATCGCATGCTCGATCGTCTCGTGCGGCGCGGCTATGTGCAGCGGCAGGACGGCGATCGCTTCTATCTGACCCTGAAGCTTTTCGGCCTGGCGCATTACCATGCGCCGGTGCGCCGCCTCGTCTCCTTCGCCACGCCCCTGATGCGCGAATTCTCCAACAGAGCCGAGCAGGCCTGTCATCTGGCGATATACGATCGCGGCTCCGTCGTCGTCATTGCCCAGCAGGATTCGCCGACCTATTGGGGCATCTCGATCCGCGTCGGCGCCCAGCTCAATCTCTACAATACCGGCTCGGGCCATATTCTCCTGGCATTCAAGGATGAAAAGCAGCGCCAGATGATGATTGACGAGCAGAGGCGCCAGGAACCGGACCCTGAGGAGCCGCCTGCCGATCTCGAAGAGAAGCTCTCGGCAATCCGCGAGAACGGCTTCGAAACCATGGACAGCCTGCAGACGAGTGGCGTTCACAATATTTCCGCGCCCGTTCTGGCGATGGACGGTAATGCGCTGGCCGCGTTGACCTGCCCCTATATCCAGGCCGTGAACCCGAAGGCGCCGACGCGTCAGCAAGTGGTCGAATATGTGCGGCAAACAGCCAAAGCGATCTCCGAAATCGTCGCGGGGACTGTTGACCAGGCCGAGCTATAA